The following is a genomic window from uncultured Draconibacterium sp..
CATTTCCATACACAACAACTGGTACAACAACAGTTACCTGGACTTTTACTGATGACTGTGGTAATACATCTACGTCAAATCAGGTTGTGACAATAATAGATAATACTTCACCAACCTGGGATTATTTTCCTCCTAACGTTTCTTACATTGAGTATGGTGGAGATACTACGGCAGCTACCAATGGAATTGCTACGGCAACCGATAACTGTGTAACTCCAACGGTGACATATCGTGATTCGTTAAAGCAAGGAAATTGTCAGGGGAATTACACCATATACCGGATATGGACAGCAAATGATACTTCAAGTTATTCTAGTCCAACACGAAGAATTCAAACTTTGTCGGTACTTGATACCAGCGACCCGATTTTAAATTGTAACAGCTTTACTGTAGCATCTCCCGATGATATTCCAATTTCTGATGAGTTTGTGGGGATTGATGCAACCGATAATAGTGGTGTAGTTGATACTATTCTTGTACTAAGCGAAGAATATTTTGGTTTAGGTAATGGTGCTGGATTCTGTCCTGATAGTGTTGTTCGAATTTATGAAGCATATGATGAGTGTGGGAATACTACTCAATGTACCCAAACAATTCGGGTTAGTGATGTCAGTACTTGCGATGTATGTCAGGATGAAGTACCATTTGAATTTGCCGATTTAAGTGGTGCTCCGGATAGTCTTTGGTTTTCAGAAGAAAAAAGAAGGGAAGGAATTTGTTGTAGTGTTACTCAGGATCCAGGAGAGGGACCTCCCCGATGTGTTTCATTCAATGTTTATTTAGATGAAAACGCCGTAGGAATTATATTCAATATATATTCTGGAGCAGAACCACCCGGAGCTCTCTTTTATCAAATTGATTGCGGACCGGAAATTCCCGTTGGAGAGGTGGTGTGTTTGTCAGGAGGTAGGACGCATACCGTAACGTTCTGTAAGCCAGGATCAAATAAGAATATTTATTCCATTCAATCGATTCAGGGAGCTGTTACTACTGGAGATGTTATTGCGCGTTCCGATGAAACCTGTACGGATACAATTTCGGTGAGTGGATTGGAGTCTGCAACAGCAACATGGTCTGTTGTTTCTCCGAACGATCAAACCTTATTGCGTTATCTGGATCTGACTGATCCTGTTAGTGCTATCTTCAATCCAGACTCGCTTGCACCTGCAAATATTATCTATGAGGTTTGCGGAGTACTTTTGGGAACAAATGTTTGCAAGGATGGTAATCCTATTGAAGATTGCGCTACAGTTGTGGCGAATGCTCTTCCTGAAATTGAGGTAGGAGTAGACCGAACTTTGACTGCTCTTTGTGATGGAGATCTTCCGGTTATTAATGCAGAAATAACACCGGCAATTTATAATTATACATACGAATGGTATGATGGGCCTGACGGTACAGGAAGTATTATATCGACTTCGCCATCATGGCAACCTCCTTCTACCGGAACATATTCTCTGGTTGTAACAGAGTATGAGTCAGGAGTAGGATGTAACTCTTCGCTGCAAAACTTCATTATTGCGTATGATACAATTGGCCCGTCAGTACTTAGTCCGCCAGATACTTTATTTCTTGAATGTAACGACCCTGATCGGGAAACATTAATACAACAATGGTTAGCCACGGCATCTGGTACTGAAGGTGATGGTTCAAGTGCAACAGTAGATAATGATTATTCGCCATTTTTTAATTATTGCGATGAAATAGTTCCGGTGGTATTTAGTTCCCAGGACACATGTGGCAATATGTCGAAAGATACTGCCTACATTAAAATAGAGGACACTACCGCTCCGGTAATTAGCACGGATGCAGTATCTCTGAAATTTGATTGTAGTACACTTAATCAGGATGATCATCCTGATTATGTTCTTTGGCTCGATAATCAAGGGTATGCAGGAGCAACTGATGACTGTGATCCCAGTTTAACATGGACCGCTGATACCGCTTCAGTAAATTGGATAGGAAATGGAGCCAGAGATAGCATTACCGTAACCTTTACCGTAACTGATGATTGTGGTAATTCAGATCAAACTACAGCTACTTTTACAATTGTTGACGATCAACCACCAACGATAAATTGTCCTGCTTCGGTTGAAACTACAATCGCTCAGGATAGTTGTTCGAGCGATACCTTTGCCATTGGCCTTGTTACTGCTACCGATGTGTGTTCGGAACCTGAACTGGAATGGACATTATCGGGTGCAACCACGGGATCTGGTACTGGCCAGGTTAACGGGCAACGATTTAATGTTGGGGTAACAACTGTACGCTATATTGCAATAGATGCTGCGGGTTTAACCGATACCTGTTGGTTTTCGGTATGGGTAAAACACCCGGATGTACCTTTAGCCAATATCGTTTGTCCTCCCGATAGTGTTTGGCAAGCTGCCAACCCGGTGTCGTGTGATGCTTATGTTGAGCTTGATACGCTTGTATGGACCGATCCATGTAACGAAATCGATTCGGTATGGAATAACTCTGCATATGGAACTCCATCAGATGCCAGTGGAACATATCCGGTCGGTGAATACGAGTTTAAATGGTTTGTCCGCGATGTATCGGGAAGTATAGACAGTACATGTACAGTAAAAGTAGTTGTAGCCGATGTTGATCCGCCGGTGTTTACCTCTTGCCCTGATACCATTGAAGGAATTATTAACCTTGCTGATTGTGAGGTTACCAATTTCCCACTTGAAGTTCCGGTGTGGAATGAGTATTGCGAGGTTGATACACTTTGGTATATCACACCAGTTACAAGTGCTACTACGCCAGCTACAGGAACGGGTTATGTACCTTCTGATTATCCGTTTAGTACGGGACAAACCCGTATTACATACGTATTGCTCGATCAGGGCGGCAACACCGATACCTGTTCGTTTATCATCTGGCCAAAACATGCAGATTTTGGGTCATTCACCAAAACCTGTCCGGCAGATAGTGTTTGGGAAGCTGCCGACCCGGTGTCGTGTGATGCTTATATAGCGCTTGATACGGTTGCCTGGGTTGATCCGTGTAAGGAACTGGATTCAATCTGGAATAATTCAATTTATGCCACTAGTCCATCGGATGCCACTGGAACTTATCCGATTGGTGAACACGAGTTTAAATGGTTTGTCCGCGATGTATCAGGAAGTCTCGACAGCTGTGTGGTTAAAGTAGTTGTAGCCGATGTTGATCCACCGGTGTTTACCTCTTGTCCTGATACTATTGAGGGAATTATTAACCTTGCTGATTGTGAGGTTATCAATTTCCCATTGCAAGTTCCGGTGTGGAATGAGTACTGCCAAGTTGATACACTATGGAGCATTACACCGGTTACAAGTGCAACTGCGCCGGCTTCAGGAACGGGTTATGTACCTTCTGATTATCCGTTTAGCCCGGGACAAACCCGTATTACTTACGTATTGCTCGATCAGGGAGGCAATACCGATACCTGTACGTTTATTATCTGGCCAAAACACGCAGACTTCGGTTCATTCACCAGAACCTGTCCTTCTGCTTCTGTAATAGAAACCGTAAATCCTGATTCGTGCGAAAGATATATTTCTCTTGATACGGTTGCCTGGGTTGATCCGTGTAAGGAACTGGATTCGATCTGGAATAATTCGGAGTATAGCACTAGTCCTTCTGATGCCAGCGGAACTTACCCGATCGGTACAACAACATTTAAATGGTATATAAAAGATGTATCGGGTAGTATCGACAGTAGTTGTGTGGTTTCTGTAACGGTAAACGATTTACTTCCCGAGCTGGTGGTGCCTAATGATACTGTTGTTCAAGCCGATTTCGATAAACCATATGCTTCCGATATAGTCGTTAAGCTTCCTTATTTCTACGACAACTGCGATTCAACACTAACATGGAGAATGTGGGGCGCTACCAATTATACGGTTGGCGATACGCTTGCCCCCGATATTTATGTCGTTCATTCACCCGATACCTTTAACCTGGGAGTTACCTACATTGAATATACCTTTGAAGATGGACAGGGTAATCGTTTGGTTGACACATTTACCATTACTGTTTTAGGGGCACCGGAAATCGACTGTCCATCTGATACGATCATTTATCTTGATCTTGTGGAGAACGATTGTGATGCGACTTTTGATCCGGGAGTATCCGAATTAATTGAAGGAGTGCCGCCTATCGACTGGGAATTTACGATTGTATACGCCGATGGCAGACCTGATTCAACCGGAAGTTATACAAGTCCGGCACCGGGGGATGCGAACCCTATGGGAGAAATCGACTTCCCGTTAGGAGTAACTACAATATATTGGAGAGCCGAAAATGTTTCCGGTTACGATACTTGCTCGCATTGGGTAGAGGTAATTGATACCATTGCTCCAACAATGGATGCCGATCCGTATGAAGATTGTGTGGATATGATTGAATATGCCATTTATAATCCATCGAATCCGGATCCTTATTATCACCAGATTGATCCGAACCTGGAGAAAGCACCGAGCCCGGATTACAGTACTTTCTATGCAGGCGATACATATCTCGACCTGACATCATTGGAAGACAATTGTTGCGATTCGCTTTCTATGGTTAATAGCCTAAGCTGGACGATTACTTTCCAGAATTCAATAAATCCTATTGATGGAACTACCATCGTTAACCCTCCGATTAGTGGAACAGGGCAGCCATCAACGTATGGAGCCGATATAAAATTATGGGGAGACGGGGTTGATTATACGGCAGTAACGCATACCATTATTTACCAGGTGACTGATTGTAATGGAAATGTAAGTGAAGAAATAGTGAGAGCGATAACAATTACACCTCGTCCACATATTATTAAACAGAATTAGAAGTATGAGAAGAGCAAACGACATAGAAAGGATATATCAGTTGTCATCTCGACGAGGTAACGAGGAGAGATCTGTTGCAACAGAGCCACAAATGAACTGTCATCTCGAAGGAGGTACAACTGAGAGATCTGTTACTACAGAACAACACGGGGAAGAAGCAGTGAAAAATTTTACCCCCCGTTTCGGCCTTACTCCGTACAACGGAGCTTGCAGCCTCAACTGTCCCCCTACTGGAAGGGGGACGAGTGGAGCTGGTGGCTTCGGAGAAGGCCCGGCGGAAGTCGGGGGGTACATTTATGCTTTTATTTCTTTAGCTTCCACGCTACCGCGCGAATCTTTTGCATGGAGTACAACCCAAAACAAAGCAGAATCCCACGCGATAGTCCCGAAATTTCGGGAGCGTGGCAGCGATTTCCTGTCAAATTTAAACGCTTCAAGGTCTGCCAGACACTTGAAGGTTGGTTTAAAAGCGGACCAACAATCTTTAGGCGTTTCTCAAACCCTAAAGGTTTCAAAACAAGATTATACAAGCTCTGCCACCGTACGATTCCATCGCGCGGGTAATGAATTTGCCGATGGACGGGTTTCTGATACCGGAGGAATGAAAAAATTTGCCGATTGTAGGTTTAGATTGCCAATGGGAGCAAATAATTTGCCGATTGACGCATTTAAATTGCCAATTGACGGCTTAAACTGCCGATTGACGCGTTTAAATTGCCAATTGACGGCTCAAATTGCCCGGGGAAGGGTCAATGCTACCTGGGGAGCAGTAAATATGCGGGTTTCAGAAATTGCTTATAGTGGCGTTTATCACCTCACCGCTGTAAACGCGGTCCCCTCTTCCTCAAAGGAGGAGAAACGATCGTGCTGCGAAACATCTGCTTTATTCCAATACGTGGAAATGGAATACGAACATTTCTCCTCCTCACAGGAGGAGTACGTCCGCCAGCTGGCGGATGGGAGGTGGTGTTTGAATACCATTGGTATACCACCCCACCGCTGTAAACGCGGTACCCCCCTCCTTGAGGAGGGGAAACTGGATCTCGCGGCTAAGTTATTAACAACAAAAGACAATAACCCGCCCTTAAAGAGGATAGCGGGTACGACAAAAAACGCCCGGCTTTCTGTACAGAAAACCATGGGCACAGGAGATAATAATTTATTCCCATTCTTCCTGATTTCAAATCTGGCTACCGCGCGAATCTGTCGCGTGGATGAGAGGATTAACAAGCCATACGATGCAATCGTGCGGCAGCAACAAAAGACAGTGGGGGCTGGGGCAGTAGTAATATCAATAAAAACGATTGCCTATGAAACATGACTAAAAAGTTGAATCTTTTTGCCGAACAGAGTAGGTGGAAAGTATGGTTCTGTAAGGCGACTGTTTTCTCTTCAAAAGGGAGGCAGGCGGTTGCCCATGGCTAAAGAGAACCGTGGTGATTATTTTCTTTACAACAACAATAAGTATTTAGGCGATACACTAAATGATCATCATGCGTACCTGAGGCCCGGCCATCTGTAATCGGAAATCAGGGGAAGTGCCATCAGTGGCATGCCCCCTTGATTTGGCAACCCAAAACCTCTGGCCATCGGCTAAACTTGAACTACAAAAGGAACAAGTTAGTGCGTTCTCCCTCTGTGAGGGAGATGTCCGGCTTCGACGGACAGAGGGTGAGAAAATAAGATCCTCTAATAAAAGAGGATGATAATTAAACCAAACTTCTTCTGAAAAGCAGAAGAAAAGATTGAAATGATGAACAAACCTTCTCGGTTTCGAGGAAATTTCTCTCCCTTTAAGGGCGAGTTCTGGCAGAGCAA
Proteins encoded in this region:
- a CDS encoding HYR domain-containing protein, producing the protein MDAKSVNWKDRTLEAMNLLVITESSVQTDAGVVMPSFENEAVPMMPDSSGFVCPNDIITYTDLNSCAALISSGLNILDAENTIVSLTWQMTGATEASSNGSGINQIGNYTFNEGTTVVTYRGATLYNNSINCTFTVTVSDNQVPRLISSPGHITVRNKPGECYANVSWTEPSATDNCVAQDQLIFTSNYNSGQQFPVGSTLVEYRISDGTNTAVDNFTVTVMDTEAPELVAPPVWESECGKPIPDAFTTWAQFEQAGGSASDNCSVNYGSFRYVGQTSSGITCPYTVARTYSISDSDGNVSEVKHVIQVTGEGIAYEAKAESTEPEVLLEPGAEIQAEILFSKTDVNCKGSRTGAVDLTVSGASGTLSYVWSTQNGSGIVQGAEDQSTLSDGDYTVMVYEDGVRLLAFDFSILVSDNQAPELNAPENIQRTCGQSIPVAYSTWSEFADEGGTVSDNCQIYYSSFRLASETQSNPACPYTITRIYEITDVNGNRGFAEHLITVEEAEVVLKSGMAGTITAVADGDWNVASTWDCNCIPAFDDDVIIPSGYTVTVDAAAVANNITIESGGTLNGGVSTLQVYGNWTNNGTFTAGTGTVEFTGSTDASIGGSSSTDFNAFVLDKGSDVATDLVVQSDITISDLTFTNGVLDIESGTTDIVNIVNPDNTIPSTSGLRVSGGTLTTGYYSIINEGLIEVTSGAATFETGSGNSVYTQVDGAFIVSGGTVDIAGRLENTAGGTLSGYPSGININGGIITLATAGNNESGTGSLNVTTNGAFNFTGGTVIFENSSTAGTALDLGLVDGTGTGAKTITNGIFQFGNSNTPIGSIFHIDSEIKIPNIVTYSGSALFLTMPADGASSVECIDQATEPTPPEVTDNCGYVITLTGPITGGSFNGCDGTKTYTYTYEDCDGSTHDWVYTYTIDDTTAPGITGTIPVSTEEGCVAGDVSAAVTTVAELEALGLTITDACTTDANLNVTSSDASTGTCPVVVTRTYTVTDACGNSSTYDQTINIDDTTAPGITGTIPVSTEEGCVAGDISAAVTTVAELEALGLTITDACTTDANLNVTSSDASTGTCPVVVTRTYTVTDACGNSSTYDQTINIDDTTAPGITGTIPESTEEGCVAGDISAAVTTVAELEALGLTITDACTTDANLTVSFSDASTGSCPVVVTRTYTVTDACGNSSTYDQTINIDDTTAPGITGTIPVSTEEGCVSGDVSAAVTTVAELEALGLTITDACTTDANLTVSSSDASTGSCPVVVTRTYTVTDACGNSSTYDQIINIDDTTVPVAPSLTSVSEQCEWNPTPPIATDNCSGAVTGTPSVSFPYTTTGTTTVTWTFTDDCGNTSTSNQVVTIIDNTSPTWDYFPPNVSYIEYGGDTTAATNGIATATDNCVTPTVTYRDSLKQGNCQGNYTIYRIWTANDTSSYSSPTRRIQTLSVLDTSDPILNCNSFTVASPDDIPISDEFVGIDATDNSGVVDTILVLSEEYFGLGNGAGFCPDSVVRIYEAYDECGNTTQCTQTIRVSDVSTCDVCQDEVPFEFADLSGAPDSLWFSEEKRREGICCSVTQDPGEGPPRCVSFNVYLDENAVGIIFNIYSGAEPPGALFYQIDCGPEIPVGEVVCLSGGRTHTVTFCKPGSNKNIYSIQSIQGAVTTGDVIARSDETCTDTISVSGLESATATWSVVSPNDQTLLRYLDLTDPVSAIFNPDSLAPANIIYEVCGVLLGTNVCKDGNPIEDCATVVANALPEIEVGVDRTLTALCDGDLPVINAEITPAIYNYTYEWYDGPDGTGSIISTSPSWQPPSTGTYSLVVTEYESGVGCNSSLQNFIIAYDTIGPSVLSPPDTLFLECNDPDRETLIQQWLATASGTEGDGSSATVDNDYSPFFNYCDEIVPVVFSSQDTCGNMSKDTAYIKIEDTTAPVISTDAVSLKFDCSTLNQDDHPDYVLWLDNQGYAGATDDCDPSLTWTADTASVNWIGNGARDSITVTFTVTDDCGNSDQTTATFTIVDDQPPTINCPASVETTIAQDSCSSDTFAIGLVTATDVCSEPELEWTLSGATTGSGTGQVNGQRFNVGVTTVRYIAIDAAGLTDTCWFSVWVKHPDVPLANIVCPPDSVWQAANPVSCDAYVELDTLVWTDPCNEIDSVWNNSAYGTPSDASGTYPVGEYEFKWFVRDVSGSIDSTCTVKVVVADVDPPVFTSCPDTIEGIINLADCEVTNFPLEVPVWNEYCEVDTLWYITPVTSATTPATGTGYVPSDYPFSTGQTRITYVLLDQGGNTDTCSFIIWPKHADFGSFTKTCPADSVWEAADPVSCDAYIALDTVAWVDPCKELDSIWNNSIYATSPSDATGTYPIGEHEFKWFVRDVSGSLDSCVVKVVVADVDPPVFTSCPDTIEGIINLADCEVINFPLQVPVWNEYCQVDTLWSITPVTSATAPASGTGYVPSDYPFSPGQTRITYVLLDQGGNTDTCTFIIWPKHADFGSFTRTCPSASVIETVNPDSCERYISLDTVAWVDPCKELDSIWNNSEYSTSPSDASGTYPIGTTTFKWYIKDVSGSIDSSCVVSVTVNDLLPELVVPNDTVVQADFDKPYASDIVVKLPYFYDNCDSTLTWRMWGATNYTVGDTLAPDIYVVHSPDTFNLGVTYIEYTFEDGQGNRLVDTFTITVLGAPEIDCPSDTIIYLDLVENDCDATFDPGVSELIEGVPPIDWEFTIVYADGRPDSTGSYTSPAPGDANPMGEIDFPLGVTTIYWRAENVSGYDTCSHWVEVIDTIAPTMDADPYEDCVDMIEYAIYNPSNPDPYYHQIDPNLEKAPSPDYSTFYAGDTYLDLTSLEDNCCDSLSMVNSLSWTITFQNSINPIDGTTIVNPPISGTGQPSTYGADIKLWGDGVDYTAVTHTIIYQVTDCNGNVSEEIVRAITITPRPHIIKQN